The nucleotide sequence GGCCGGTCGTCGATGGTCCAGACATAGGGGGCCATGCCGCCGGTCAGCCGGATGGTGAAGGCCGCGTCCACGGGGCGCGGCGCCAGGGGGTCGAGCGCCGTCAAGCGCCGCTCCAGCGACAGGTCCACCGGCCCGGCGGCGCCGTCCGCGAGGCCGGCGATTCTGCCCACCGCCGCACCGGGGGTGGCGAGGACGATGCCGGTGCGCTGGCGCTCCCCCTCCCGCTGCGCCAGGATGGGGAAGGCGCCGTTCTCGGCGGGAAGCTGGACGAGGATGTCCAGCCGCTGCCCCATGACCATGCCGAAGCGCCGCCCGGTCACCGGCTGGACAGGATTGCCGTCCGCCGCGACCACCGTGCCGTCGAGCGCGCCGAGGTCGATGTGGAAGGCCGTCGAGGTCGCCCCGTTGATCAGCCGCAGGCGGACCCGCCCGCCGCGCTCCACCCGCACCACCTCCGGGTCGTCGAGCGTGCGGTCGTTGGCGAGGTAGGCGTCATACTCCACGTCGTTGAGGTCCATGGCGGCCATGGTCATGCCGGCCATTCCCTTCATGTCCCCCATCCCCTTCATATCCCCCATCCCCTTCATATCCATGGAGTGGTTCATCATCGGCGTGGCCCCGCCATGCCCGCTGCCATGGCCCCCGTGATCGCTGCCATGGCCACCACCGTGATCCATGCCCCCATGATTCATGCCGCCGGTCAGCCCGGCGAGGACCTCGGCGGGGTCCTTGAAGGTGAAATCATGCAGCAGCACGGTGACCTCCTGAGCGTCCTCGCGCCGGTCATCGGCGGTGCGGACGATCAGCGGGGCCGCCATCAGCCGCTGCTCCTGAAGGCCGTGGTGCGAATGCATCCAGTGCGTGCCGGGCCGCGGCTCGAAGTCGTAGCTCTGGCTGGCGCCGTCGCGGATCAGCGGGCGGTTCGCGTCGGCCACGCCGTCCTGGGCGTAGGGCGGGGTCATGCCGTGCCAATGGATGACCGCGTCCTCCCCGGCCCGGTTCGCCAGATCGACCAGGAAGCGCTGCCCCGGATCGAGGAACAGGCCGGAAGTGCCGTCCGGCTGGCGGATGCCGAAGACGGAGGCGGGCTTGCCCATCACCTCCAGCACCCGCCGCTCGACGGCGAGGCGGAGGGGAGCACCGGCCTGTGCAGGGCGTGCGACCGCGGGAATGAGGGTGGAAAGGCCGCCCAGCGCGGCGGCCGAAGCCGCGGACGCCAGGAA is from Azospirillum sp. TSH58 and encodes:
- a CDS encoding multicopper oxidase family protein, giving the protein MTILQTRRRFLASAASAAALGGLSTLIPAVARPAQAGAPLRLAVERRVLEVMGKPASVFGIRQPDGTSGLFLDPGQRFLVDLANRAGEDAVIHWHGMTPPYAQDGVADANRPLIRDGASQSYDFEPRPGTHWMHSHHGLQEQRLMAAPLIVRTADDRREDAQEVTVLLHDFTFKDPAEVLAGLTGGMNHGGMDHGGGHGSDHGGHGSGHGGATPMMNHSMDMKGMGDMKGMGDMKGMAGMTMAAMDLNDVEYDAYLANDRTLDDPEVVRVERGGRVRLRLINGATSTAFHIDLGALDGTVVAADGNPVQPVTGRRFGMVMGQRLDILVQLPAENGAFPILAQREGERQRTGIVLATPGAAVGRIAGLADGAAGPVDLSLERRLTALDPLAPRPVDAAFTIRLTGGMAPYVWTIDDRPFGEHRPLTVRKGQRVTVTMVNESPMAHPMHLHGQHFQVTALNGTALAGAVRDTVLVPMNGSATIAFDADNPGRWPLHCHNLLHMATGMMTELVCDQTI